The Streptomyces sp. A2-16 sequence CCGGCCGAGGTCGTCGAGTCCGAGCGTCGCGTCGCCGAGGAGACCACCCGCGCCGAGGGCAAGCCCGAGGCCGCCCTGCCGAAGATCGTCGAGGGTCGCCTCAACGGCTTCTTCAAGGACGCCACGCTGCTCGGTCAGCCGTACGCGCTGGACAACAAGAAGTCGGTCCAGAAGGTTCTGGACGAGGCCGGTGTCACCCTGAAGCGCTTCACGCGCATCAAGGTCGGCATCTGAGTCCGTACCGCGAGCGACGCGCGGGCCCGATAGGGTCGTCAGCAGTCGTCCGGTACGCCGCCACGCACGCGCGTGGCGGACGACAGCAGATCTGACGAGGAGGCCATTGCCGCGCATGGGATGCGAACCAGTTCCCAACCGGCAATGGCCTTCTTCGTATGTGCGACAGGTGAAAGAGGCGGGATCCCCATGACCACCAAGGCCCAGAAGAGCGACGACGGCAAAGTGCACGGCCGGTTTCTGCTGAAGCTGTCCGGAGAGGCGTTCGCCGGTGGCGGGGGCCTGGGTGTGGACCCCGACGTGGTGCACAAGATCGCCCGTGAGATCGCCGCCGTCGTCCGGGACGGCGCCGAGATCGCCGTCGTGATCGGCGGTGGCAACTTCTTCCGCGGCGCCGAGCTTCAGCAGCGCGGCATGGACCGGGCCCGCTCCGACTACATGGGCATGCTCGGCACCGTGATGAACTGCCTCGCGCTCCAGGACTTCCTGGAGAAGGAGGGCATCGACAGCCGGGTGCAGACGGCCATCACCATGGGCCAGGTCGCCGAGCCCTACATCCCGCTGCGGGCCGTGCGCCACCTGGAGAAGGGCCGCGTGGTCATCTTCGGCGCCGGTATGGGCATGCCGTACTTCTCCACCGACACCACCGCCGCCCAGCGCGCCCTGGAGATCGACGCCGAGGCGCTGCTCATGGGCAAGAACGGCGTGGACGGGGTCTACGACTCCGATCCGAAGACCAACCCCGACGCGGTCAAGTTCGACGCCCTCGGCTACGGCGAGGTCATCACCCGCGACCTCAAGGTCGCCGACGCCACCGCCGTCACGCTGTGCCGCGACAACAAGCTCCCGATCCTGGTGTTCGAGCTCCTGGCGGAGGGCAATATCGCGCGCGCCGTCAAGGGTGAGAAGATCGGCACGCTTGTGGGTGATCAGGGCAGCCGGGACTGACCCGGGACACACCCGGTCCCTGACCGGGGGATGGACAATGTCCTGCCGGTCGGGAACCGTGCAGGAAGAAGACGCGACGCAGCCGGCCGCCGCCCCCACGTATACGGAACAGCAGCCGGGCCTACTCAAGACACGCAGGAGCAAGTGGTGATCGAAGAGACCCTCCTCGAGGCCGAGGAGAAGATGGAGAAGGCCGTCGTGGTCGCCAAGGAGGACTTCGCCGCGATCCGCACCGGTCGTGCGCACCCGGCGATGTTCAACAAGATCGTGGCCGACTACTACGGCGCGCCGACGCCGATCAACCAGCTGGCTTCGTTCTCCGTGCCGGAGCCGCGCATGGCCGTGGTGACCCCGTTCGACAAGACCGCCCTGCGCAACATCGAGCAGGCGATCCGCGACTCCGACCTGGGCGTCAACCCGAGCAACGACGGCAACATCATCCGAGTGGTGTTCCCCGAGCTCACCGAGGAGCGCCGCCGCGACTACATCAAGGT is a genomic window containing:
- the pyrH gene encoding UMP kinase, producing the protein MTTKAQKSDDGKVHGRFLLKLSGEAFAGGGGLGVDPDVVHKIAREIAAVVRDGAEIAVVIGGGNFFRGAELQQRGMDRARSDYMGMLGTVMNCLALQDFLEKEGIDSRVQTAITMGQVAEPYIPLRAVRHLEKGRVVIFGAGMGMPYFSTDTTAAQRALEIDAEALLMGKNGVDGVYDSDPKTNPDAVKFDALGYGEVITRDLKVADATAVTLCRDNKLPILVFELLAEGNIARAVKGEKIGTLVGDQGSRD
- the frr gene encoding ribosome recycling factor, with protein sequence MIEETLLEAEEKMEKAVVVAKEDFAAIRTGRAHPAMFNKIVADYYGAPTPINQLASFSVPEPRMAVVTPFDKTALRNIEQAIRDSDLGVNPSNDGNIIRVVFPELTEERRRDYIKVARGKAEDSRVSIRSVRRKAKDAIDKLVKDGEVGEDEGRRAEKELDDATHKYVAQVDELLKHKEAELLEV